CGACCACGGCGTAATGCCACTGGGGGTACCACGGCAGGCTCAGGTTTTGCAGAATCAGCACCGGATTGCCGGAGGTGACTTCGGCCAGCAGCGACTCCAGTTGCGGCTGTAGCACATACGGGATGCGACCATGACGCCGCGCGGCGCCGATCAGCTCCAGTTGCAGGCTGCCCTGGCGCTCGGGCAGATAAACCTGCGGCGCCAGCTCCGTGGGCGTGACGTTGACGCCGCTCCAGTTGAGTACTGTCGCCAGCGCCGCCGGTCCGCACTGGTATTCCTCCTGCGGAAAAAACGGCACCGCCGTCAGCTCCACCGGTTGCGGGAACACCTCGGCGGTAGCAAGTATCCGGTCCGTATGCAGTGGCGTGCAGCCGGCCGCGAGCAGGACGACAACAAGAAAAAAACCGCCCGTGAAAAACCGGGCGGTTCGGTTACGGCTCATTCAGGTAAACGCCGTGATACCGCTTAGCGCTTCGGATGTTTAACAAACGGGAAGATATTGGTGAAACCGAGGATGTCGGTGATCAGCAGCACGATGAAAAGAAATACGAGCAGTCCGAGACCGTCGCCACCGGCCGGCAGTTGATCCATCTTGGCGGCCAGGGTCTGGACTTCCTCATCCGTCAGGCTGTCGAGGCGCGCTTGCACCTGTGCCGGATCGACGCCCCGGGCCATGAGCTGGGTCTTCACGTCATCGCGGTTCAGCGAGCTGACAAGGCGCTCGCGGCTCTGTTGCGCTTGGGCGGCGTTGACCACCGCTTCGGTGCCAACCATGCCGGCGTTCGCGGCGGGCAGGTGCAGGCTGAGCACCAGCATGCCGAGGACGACCAGATGGCTCACGGGTTGGGTGAGGCGACGAAGTTTTTCCATTAGTTGGGTCTCCTGAGGCGTGGGTGAGAGGCGGTTAGCATAAATTCTTTCCGGCTGGATGTGGATAGGGCGGCAACCTGGCTAATCCCTTGGGGCTTGCCGGCCGTCGGATATCCAGCCCGTGACGGCGGTGTTCGGGCGAGGAGTATAACAAAAGAAAAGCCTGATCTATTGAATATTTACCACAGAGCACGCAGAGCTCGCAGAGAAAAAATATGAAAATTGATTGGAAAATTTCCGCGATCTCTGCGGTGAAAACTCATATTTCAGAGATTTCTTAAATAATAAGTACTATCAGCAAGATTATCAGCAGCCAGGTAACGGTGTCGGCGCCCGCGGCAGGCATTTCATCGGCATGTTTGGCAAGCGCTTGTGCCTCCACTTCAGTGAGCGCGTCCACGCGCGCCTGTATCTGCGCCGGATCGACGCCGAGCGATAACAGTTTTGCCTTCACCTCTTCGCGATTGAGGGCTTCCCGAATGCGTTCGGTTTCCTGCTGTGCCGGCGCGGTGTTGATCGCAGCCTCCGTGCCGACCATGGCGGCGTTGGCGGCGGGCATAGGCAAACTGATGGCGAGCATGCTGGCGGCCATGGCATAGCGTAGGGGGTTGGTAAAGCGTTTAAGGATTTTCATTGTCAGGGCTCCTGAAGGGGCTGGGTTGTTTTGCCGATGCGACACAGAACAGCTACATATAAAGGCACTGCCAAAGTAACATCTTCCCATAGACGGCATCTGCGCTCTGTACGCCAGCGTACATGCGGCAAAAACATGACCGGCGAGGGTTGTGACCGATGGGTTGCCCGGCCAACAAACACGACCACCTGGTAAAAGTCGCTGATTCCCGGATTTACGCCCAAATCGGTGTGCTTTTGGCATAATGCTGCTTATGGACATGAAAGTTTTCCAGAAACGCCGCGAAACGCTGATGAGCCACATGGGCGGCGGCGTGGCCATTCTGCCGACGGCGCCGGTGCGCGTGCGCAATCGCGACGTGCATTATCCATATCGTGCCGACAGCGATTTTTATTACCTTACCCACTTTCCCGAACCCGACTCGGTGCTGGTGCTGGTGCCGGGACGCCCTCATGGTGAGTTCATATTGTTCTGCCGTGAGCGCAATCCGGAGAAGGAAATCTGGGAGGGCCGGCGCGCGGGACTGGAAGGCGCCCACGAAATTTACGGTGCTGACGACGCCTTTCCCATCGACGATATTGACGACATCCTGCCGGGCCTGCTCGAGAACCGAGACAAGGTTTTTTACAGCATGGGACGCTATCCGGATTTCGATGCGCACCTGATGAACTGGGTCAACGAGGTGCGCGGCAAGACACGCAACGGGGTGCACGCCCCGGGTGAGTTCGTCGCCCTCGATCACATCCTGCACGAGATGCGCCTGTTCAAGGGGCCGGAGGAAATCCGCCTGATGAAGCGCGCCGCCAAGATATCGGCGCAGGCGCACCGGCGCGCCATGCAGGCCTGCCGGCCCGGCATGATGGAGTATGAAATCGAGGCCGAACTGCTGCACGAGTTCCGCAAAGGCGGCAGTCCTTCACCGGCCTACCCGTCGATTGTCGGTGGCGGCGCCAATGGCTGCATCCTGCATTACACCGAGAACAACGCCGAGCTGAAATCCGGCGACTTGTTGCTGATCGACGCCGGCGCCGAGATCGACGGTTACGCCGCCGACGTCACACGTACCTTTCCGGTCAGCGGCCGCTACAGCGGCGAGCAGCGCGCGGTGTACGAGCTGGTACTGGCGGCGCAAAAAGCGGCGATCGAACAGGTCAGGCCCGGCAAGCACTGGAACGATCCGCACGAGAACGCGGTGCGCGTGCTGACGCAGGGGCTCAAGGATCTCGGACTGCTCAATGGCACCGTGGACGGTCATATCGAAAGCGGCGACTACAAGCGCTTCTACATGCACCGTACCGGCCACTGGCTTGGCATGGACGTGCACGACGTCGGCGACTACAAACTGGACGACACCTGGCGCCTGCTCGAACCCGGCATGGTGCTCACCGTCGAGCCCGGCCTCTACATCGCCGAGGCCAAGGACATCCCGGCCGGTTTCCGCAACATCGGTATTCGCATCGAAGACGACGTGCTGGTCACGCGCGAGGGCAACGAGGTGTTGTCACGCGACGCGCCCAAGAACGTTGATGAGATCGAAGCGCTGATGAAGCGGTAAGAATTTTTACCGCCAAGACGCCAAGAGCGCCAAGTAAAACAGTATTTATAAATGTTTTATTAAGAAGCCCGATCTTCCAAGCTCTCTTTTGATTTTCTTGGCGTCCTTGGCGTCTTGGCGGTTCACAAGATTATTATGAAAACAGATTTCGACATCCTCATCATCGGCGGAGGGCTGGTTGGCGCCAGCCTTGCCGTGGCCTTGCGCGAGAGCCCGCTGCGCATTGGCGTGATCGAGGCGGTCCCGCTCGCCGCTTCCAGCCAACCCAGTTATGACGATCGCACGCTGGCGCTGGCCTATGGCTCGAAGCAGATATTCGACAGCATCGGCTGCTGGCGTGACATCGCGCCGGAGGCCACGCCCATCGACCGCATTCACATCTCCGACCGTGGCCATTTCGGCGTGACGCGCCTGTCGGCTGTCGAGTCCGGAATGCCGGCGCTGGGTTATGTCGTGGCCAACCGTGCGCTCGGGGCTGTCCTGCTGAAGGCCATGCAGGCGTCGAAAAACATCGAGTGGCTGTGCCCGGCGGAAATGCGCGAGATAAGTATTGAAGGTGAGTTAGCCACTGTCGTCATTGAAGGGGTTCCTTCCCCCTTGACGGGGGAAGGACAGGATGGGGGTGGGAAGAATAGAGCACATGCTTCATTACACCCCCACCCTAACCCTCCCCCGTCGAGGGGGAGGGAAAAAACGCTCAGAGCGCGTCTGGTCATCGCCGCGGACGGCGCGCATTCTGCGGTGCGCGCGGCTCTGGGCATCGAGGCCGAACGCACCGAGTATTGCCAGAGTGCCATTGTGAGCACGGTCACGGCCGGTGAACCTCACGGCAATACGGCTTATG
The Sulfuricaulis sp. DNA segment above includes these coding regions:
- a CDS encoding PA2779 family protein, with the translated sequence MEKLRRLTQPVSHLVVLGMLVLSLHLPAANAGMVGTEAVVNAAQAQQSRERLVSSLNRDDVKTQLMARGVDPAQVQARLDSLTDEEVQTLAAKMDQLPAGGDGLGLLVFLFIVLLITDILGFTNIFPFVKHPKR
- a CDS encoding PA2779 family protein codes for the protein MKILKRFTNPLRYAMAASMLAISLPMPAANAAMVGTEAAINTAPAQQETERIREALNREEVKAKLLSLGVDPAQIQARVDALTEVEAQALAKHADEMPAAGADTVTWLLIILLIVLII
- the pepP gene encoding Xaa-Pro aminopeptidase; amino-acid sequence: MDMKVFQKRRETLMSHMGGGVAILPTAPVRVRNRDVHYPYRADSDFYYLTHFPEPDSVLVLVPGRPHGEFILFCRERNPEKEIWEGRRAGLEGAHEIYGADDAFPIDDIDDILPGLLENRDKVFYSMGRYPDFDAHLMNWVNEVRGKTRNGVHAPGEFVALDHILHEMRLFKGPEEIRLMKRAAKISAQAHRRAMQACRPGMMEYEIEAELLHEFRKGGSPSPAYPSIVGGGANGCILHYTENNAELKSGDLLLIDAGAEIDGYAADVTRTFPVSGRYSGEQRAVYELVLAAQKAAIEQVRPGKHWNDPHENAVRVLTQGLKDLGLLNGTVDGHIESGDYKRFYMHRTGHWLGMDVHDVGDYKLDDTWRLLEPGMVLTVEPGLYIAEAKDIPAGFRNIGIRIEDDVLVTREGNEVLSRDAPKNVDEIEALMKR
- the ubiH gene encoding 2-octaprenyl-6-methoxyphenyl hydroxylase, translating into MKTDFDILIIGGGLVGASLAVALRESPLRIGVIEAVPLAASSQPSYDDRTLALAYGSKQIFDSIGCWRDIAPEATPIDRIHISDRGHFGVTRLSAVESGMPALGYVVANRALGAVLLKAMQASKNIEWLCPAEMREISIEGELATVVIEGVPSPLTGEGQDGGGKNRAHASLHPHPNPPPSRGREKTLRARLVIAADGAHSAVRAALGIEAERTEYCQSAIVSTVTAGEPHGNTAYERFTDTGPLALLPLTDNRCAVVWSANAEEVPAITGWSDTEFLAQLQDRFGDRLGVFTRLGKRTAYPLMLTRVKEQVRERLALIGNAAHTVHPVAGQGFNLGLRDVAVMAEILTDTLRRGEDIGGLTALRRYADWRVRDNRVTAGFTNGLIRIFSNNAFPLTFVRNAGLIAVDLLPGVKRRFVRVTSGLAGRLPRLARGLPL